A region of Piscinibacter gummiphilus DNA encodes the following proteins:
- the nuoL gene encoding NADH-quinone oxidoreductase subunit L has translation MSAQLNQNLLLAVPLAPLVGAIVAGFFGKTVGRRGSHVVTILGVAIAFILSALTLKDVVMDGARFNATVYEWMVLGGLKMEVGFLVDGLTAMMMCVVTFVSLMVHIYTIGYMEEDPGYQRFFSYISLFTFSMLMLVMSNNLLQLFFGWEAVGLVSYLLIGFWYTKPTAIFANMKAFLVNRVGDFGFILGIGLIVAYGGTLSYNEVFAKAGDLAKLGFPGTDWMLITVICICLFIGAMGKSAQFPLHVWLPDSMEGPTPISALIHAATMVTAGIFMVARMSPLFELSDTALSFVMTIGAITALFMGFLGIIQNDIKRVVAYSTLSQLGYMTVALGASAYSVAVFHLMTHAFFKALLFLAAGSVIIGMHHDQDIRNMGGLRKYMPITWITSLLGSLALIGTPLFSGFYSKDSIIEAVHLSHLPAAGFANFAVMAGVFVTAFYSFRMYFLVFHGKEHFHHKPFPGEHDHHDDHDDHGHGHAHTPHESPWVVTLPLVLLAIPSVIIGFFTIQPMLYGDFFKDAIFVNSTLHPAMHELGEEFHGAWAMAIHGLTTAPFWLALAGVVTSYFFYMVKPAIPTWIKAKFSFIDRILENKYYFDWFNENVLAAGARLLGRGLWKGGDVALIDGAAVNGSARLVGGLASVVRLVQTGYLYWYALVMILGVVGLMTWQLWPYLSNPLGK, from the coding sequence ATGTCTGCACAACTCAACCAGAACCTGTTGCTCGCGGTGCCGCTCGCGCCGCTCGTCGGCGCCATCGTCGCCGGCTTCTTCGGCAAGACCGTGGGCCGCCGCGGCTCGCACGTGGTCACCATCCTCGGCGTGGCCATCGCCTTCATCCTCTCGGCCCTCACGCTGAAGGATGTGGTGATGGACGGTGCGCGTTTCAATGCCACCGTGTACGAATGGATGGTGCTCGGCGGCCTGAAGATGGAAGTCGGCTTCCTGGTCGACGGCCTCACCGCGATGATGATGTGCGTGGTGACCTTCGTGTCCCTGATGGTGCACATCTACACCATCGGCTACATGGAAGAAGACCCGGGCTACCAGCGCTTCTTCTCGTACATCTCGCTGTTCACGTTCTCGATGCTCATGCTGGTCATGAGCAACAACCTGCTGCAGCTGTTCTTCGGCTGGGAAGCGGTGGGTCTCGTGTCGTACCTGCTGATCGGCTTCTGGTACACCAAGCCCACGGCCATCTTCGCCAACATGAAGGCGTTCCTCGTGAACCGCGTGGGCGACTTCGGCTTCATCCTCGGCATCGGCCTGATCGTGGCCTACGGCGGCACGCTGAGCTACAACGAGGTCTTCGCGAAGGCGGGTGACCTGGCCAAGCTCGGCTTCCCCGGCACCGACTGGATGCTGATCACCGTGATCTGCATCTGCCTGTTCATCGGCGCGATGGGCAAGAGCGCGCAGTTCCCGCTGCACGTGTGGCTGCCCGACTCGATGGAAGGCCCGACCCCGATCTCCGCGCTGATCCACGCCGCCACGATGGTGACGGCCGGCATCTTCATGGTGGCCCGCATGTCGCCGCTGTTCGAGCTGTCCGACACGGCCCTCAGCTTCGTGATGACCATCGGCGCCATCACCGCGCTGTTCATGGGCTTCCTCGGCATCATCCAGAACGACATCAAGCGCGTGGTCGCCTACTCGACGCTGTCGCAGCTCGGGTACATGACCGTGGCGCTGGGCGCCTCGGCGTACTCCGTTGCCGTGTTCCACCTGATGACGCACGCGTTCTTCAAGGCGCTGCTGTTCCTCGCGGCCGGCTCGGTCATCATCGGCATGCACCACGACCAGGACATCCGCAACATGGGCGGCCTGCGCAAGTACATGCCCATCACGTGGATCACGTCGCTGCTCGGTTCGCTCGCGCTGATCGGCACGCCGCTGTTCTCGGGCTTCTACTCGAAGGACAGCATCATCGAGGCCGTGCACCTGAGCCACCTGCCGGCGGCCGGTTTCGCGAACTTCGCGGTGATGGCGGGCGTGTTCGTCACGGCCTTCTACTCGTTCCGGATGTACTTCCTGGTCTTCCACGGCAAGGAACACTTCCACCACAAGCCGTTCCCGGGTGAACACGACCACCACGACGACCATGACGACCACGGTCACGGCCATGCGCACACGCCGCACGAGTCGCCCTGGGTCGTCACGCTGCCGCTCGTGCTGCTGGCCATCCCGTCGGTGATCATCGGCTTCTTCACGATCCAGCCGATGCTGTACGGCGACTTCTTCAAGGACGCCATCTTCGTCAACAGCACGCTACATCCCGCGATGCACGAGCTGGGCGAGGAGTTCCACGGTGCATGGGCCATGGCGATCCACGGCCTGACCACGGCGCCGTTCTGGCTCGCGCTGGCCGGTGTGGTCACGTCGTACTTCTTCTACATGGTCAAGCCGGCCATCCCCACCTGGATCAAGGCGAAGTTCTCGTTCATCGACCGCATCCTCGAGAACAAGTACTACTTCGACTGGTTCAACGAGAACGTGCTGGCCGCCGGCGCCCGCCTGCTGGGCCGCGGCCTGTGGAAGGGCGGCGACGTGGCGCTGATCGACGGCGCGGCCGTCAACGGGTCGGCCCGCCTCGTGGGTGGCCTCGCCTCGGTGGTGCGTCTGGTGCAGACGGGCTACCTCTACTGGTACGCGCTGGTCATGATCCTCGGGGTCGTGGGTCTGATGACCTGGCAGTTGTGGCCTTACCTCAGCAACCCGCTGGGCAAATAA
- a CDS encoding DUF1178 family protein, with the protein MKVLNLRCAHDHTFEGWFGSEGDFQSQLERGLVECPLCGDREVAKLPSAPRISMSRSRDLAEPSGHDGAKPVSPEALTMQNLWMRAVQHVLAHTDDVGERFAEEARRIHYGETEERAIRGRATPEDRQALQEEGIDVVSIALPETPSGPLQ; encoded by the coding sequence ATGAAAGTCCTCAACCTGCGCTGCGCCCACGACCACACCTTCGAAGGGTGGTTCGGTTCGGAAGGCGATTTCCAGTCCCAGCTGGAACGCGGGTTGGTCGAGTGCCCGCTGTGTGGCGACCGCGAGGTCGCCAAGCTGCCCAGCGCGCCGCGCATCAGCATGTCGCGCAGCCGCGACCTCGCCGAACCCTCGGGCCACGACGGCGCGAAGCCGGTGTCCCCCGAGGCGCTGACGATGCAGAACCTCTGGATGCGTGCGGTGCAGCACGTGCTGGCGCACACCGACGACGTGGGCGAGCGCTTCGCCGAAGAGGCGCGCCGCATCCACTACGGCGAAACCGAGGAGCGGGCCATCCGCGGCCGTGCCACGCCGGAGGATCGCCAGGCCCTCCAGGAAGAAGGCATCGACGTCGTGTCGATCGCCTTGCCCGAAACCCCGAGCGGTCCACTGCAGTAA
- the nuoN gene encoding NADH-quinone oxidoreductase subunit NuoN, translated as MNDMNWLAIYPELVLLAMALVVSMVDLWAKTRGPAYWLTQLTLAVVAAMHFAYIDTPAIYAMQDMVVSDSLGHLLGFFAALAVMISLVYARPYAAEREMLKGELFSLSLFSLLGISVMLSANNFLVMYLGLELMSLSLYALTALRRDHAPATEAAMKYFVLGALASGFLLYGLSMMYGATGSLEIPRVFEAISTGQINQAVLALGLVFVVSGVAFKLGAVPFHMWVPDVYHGAPTAVTLLIAGAPKLAAFAMTFRLLVEGLLGLANDWQQMIVLLSVGSMFIGNVVAIAQSNLKRMLAYSTISNIGFVLLGFAPTVVAGNTLSAANGYGSALFYIATYVFTTLGTFGIILLLSRQGFEADQIDDFKGLAKRSPFYAGVMAIFMFSLAGIPPTVGFFAKLSVLQAIITTNQTSYIVLAIIAVVLSLVGAYYYLRLVKVMYFDEPTDTAPISAGFDVRAVLALNGFAALLFGIVPGGLMELCSAAVLNALKS; from the coding sequence ATGAACGACATGAACTGGTTGGCGATCTACCCCGAGCTCGTGCTGCTCGCCATGGCCCTCGTGGTGTCCATGGTGGACCTGTGGGCCAAGACCCGTGGCCCCGCGTACTGGCTGACGCAGCTGACGCTCGCGGTCGTCGCGGCGATGCACTTCGCCTACATCGACACCCCGGCCATCTACGCCATGCAGGACATGGTGGTGAGCGACTCGCTCGGCCACCTGCTGGGCTTCTTCGCGGCGCTGGCCGTGATGATCTCGCTCGTCTACGCCCGCCCGTACGCGGCCGAGCGCGAGATGCTCAAGGGCGAGCTCTTCAGCCTGAGCCTGTTCTCGCTGCTGGGCATCTCGGTGATGCTGTCGGCGAACAACTTCCTCGTGATGTACCTCGGCCTCGAGCTGATGTCGCTCTCGCTGTACGCGCTCACCGCGCTGCGCCGTGACCACGCCCCGGCCACCGAGGCGGCGATGAAGTACTTCGTGCTGGGCGCGCTCGCCAGCGGCTTCCTGCTGTACGGCCTGTCGATGATGTACGGCGCCACGGGTTCGCTCGAGATCCCGCGCGTGTTCGAGGCCATCTCCACCGGCCAGATCAACCAGGCGGTGCTGGCCCTCGGCCTCGTGTTCGTCGTGTCCGGCGTGGCCTTCAAACTGGGCGCGGTGCCGTTCCACATGTGGGTGCCCGACGTGTACCACGGCGCCCCGACGGCCGTCACGCTGCTGATCGCCGGCGCCCCGAAGCTCGCCGCGTTCGCGATGACCTTCCGCCTGCTGGTCGAAGGCCTGCTGGGCCTGGCCAACGACTGGCAGCAGATGATCGTGCTGCTGTCGGTGGGCTCGATGTTCATCGGCAACGTGGTCGCCATCGCGCAGAGCAACCTCAAGCGCATGCTGGCGTACTCCACCATCAGCAACATCGGCTTCGTGCTGCTCGGCTTCGCGCCCACGGTGGTGGCGGGCAACACGCTGTCGGCCGCCAACGGCTACGGCTCGGCGCTGTTCTACATCGCCACCTACGTGTTCACCACGCTCGGCACCTTCGGCATCATCCTGCTGCTGTCGCGCCAGGGCTTCGAGGCCGACCAGATCGACGACTTCAAGGGCCTGGCCAAGCGCAGCCCCTTCTACGCCGGCGTGATGGCGATCTTCATGTTCTCGCTCGCGGGCATTCCGCCCACCGTGGGCTTCTTCGCGAAGCTGTCGGTGCTGCAGGCCATCATCACCACGAACCAGACCTCGTACATCGTGCTGGCCATCATCGCGGTGGTGCTGTCGCTGGTCGGCGCGTACTACTACCTGCGCCTCGTCAAGGTCATGTACTTCGACGAGCCGACGGACACGGCGCCGATCTCGGCCGGCTTCGACGTGCGCGCCGTGCTGGCCCTCAACGGCTTCGCCGCGCTGCTGTTCGGCATCGTGCCGGGCGGGCTGATGGAGCTGTGCTCGGCCGCCGTGCTGAACGCGCTGAAGAGCTGA
- a CDS encoding DUF2818 family protein, giving the protein MSATAAVWLVLVFALVTANLPFVNERLAVVGPRAAGRKHWLVRLAELAAGCGLTIGLGRFLEATHGQAAPQGWEFYAAVFFLFLTLAFPGFVWRYLQRH; this is encoded by the coding sequence ATGAGCGCGACCGCGGCCGTCTGGCTCGTCCTCGTGTTCGCCCTCGTCACGGCGAACCTGCCGTTCGTCAACGAGCGGCTCGCCGTGGTGGGGCCCCGCGCCGCCGGGCGCAAGCACTGGCTCGTGCGCCTCGCCGAACTCGCCGCGGGATGCGGCCTCACCATCGGCCTCGGGCGTTTCCTCGAGGCCACGCACGGACAGGCGGCTCCCCAGGGCTGGGAGTTCTACGCCGCCGTCTTCTTCCTCTTCCTGACGCTGGCGTTCCCCGGGTTCGTCTGGCGCTACCTGCAACGCCACTGA
- a CDS encoding NUDIX domain-containing protein, whose translation MRHDPSNLDDDAHLVEHLVRSEQVYRGNFLDVRRDEVRLPDGARASREWIVHPGAVMIVPLLDDGSVVVERQFRYPVGRVMIEFPAGKIDPGEAPLACAIRELAEETGYRATEWARAGILHNAIAYSNEGIEVWFARGLVEGEKRLDDGEFLEVGASSVDALLQKSASGELTDAKTLIGLLWLQNWQSGRWELPWQRIG comes from the coding sequence ATGCGCCACGATCCCTCGAACCTCGACGACGACGCGCACCTGGTGGAGCACCTCGTCCGCTCGGAACAGGTGTACCGCGGCAACTTCCTCGACGTTCGCCGCGACGAGGTGCGTCTGCCCGACGGCGCCCGCGCGAGCCGCGAGTGGATCGTGCATCCCGGCGCGGTGATGATCGTGCCGCTGCTCGACGACGGCAGTGTCGTGGTCGAACGGCAGTTCCGCTATCCCGTCGGCCGCGTGATGATCGAGTTCCCCGCCGGCAAGATCGACCCCGGCGAGGCGCCGCTCGCCTGCGCCATCCGCGAGCTGGCCGAGGAGACGGGCTACCGCGCCACCGAATGGGCGCGCGCGGGCATCCTGCACAACGCCATCGCGTACTCCAACGAAGGCATCGAGGTGTGGTTCGCCCGTGGCCTGGTGGAAGGCGAGAAGCGCCTGGACGATGGCGAGTTCCTGGAGGTGGGCGCGAGTTCGGTCGACGCGCTGCTGCAGAAGTCCGCGTCGGGCGAACTCACCGATGCCAAGACGCTGATCGGGCTGTTGTGGTTGCAGAATTGGCAGTCCGGCCGTTGGGAATTGCCCTGGCAGCGCATCGGCTGA
- a CDS encoding NADH-quinone oxidoreductase subunit M, with product MGLLSLAIWLPVLAGVLILAFGSDRQASAVRWFALVASIVAFLVTIPLYTGFDTTTAAMQFVENSANPDTQFWIERFKTHYHLGVDGISVWFVLLTAFITIIVVIAAWEVITDRVHQYMGAFLILSGLMIGVFSALDGLLFYVFFEATLIPMYIIIGVWGGPRRVYAAFKFFLYTLAGSLLMLVALIYLYYKSGSSFEILTWHTLPLSLPAQTLLFFAFFAAFAVKVPMWPVHTWLPDAHVEAPTGGSVVLAAIMLKLGGYGFLRFSLPIAPDASHEYAWFIIALSLIAVIYVGLVALVQQDMKKLVAYSSVAHMGFVTLGFFLFNELGVSGALVQMISHGFVSGAMFLCIGVLYDRVHSREIASYGGVVNTMPKFAAFAVFFGMANCGLPATAGFVGEWMVILGAVKVNFWLGALAATALIFGAAYTLWMIKRVYFGAVTNDDVRALTDINKREFLMLALLAIATLYMGLYPKPFTDVMHVSVNELLRHVAVSKLN from the coding sequence ATGGGTTTGTTGAGTCTCGCCATCTGGCTGCCGGTCCTCGCCGGCGTGCTGATCCTGGCCTTCGGCAGCGACCGCCAAGCGAGCGCGGTGCGCTGGTTCGCGCTGGTCGCTTCCATCGTGGCCTTCCTCGTCACGATCCCGCTCTACACGGGCTTCGACACCACCACGGCGGCGATGCAGTTCGTCGAGAACTCCGCCAATCCGGACACGCAGTTCTGGATCGAGCGCTTCAAGACGCACTACCACCTGGGCGTGGACGGCATCTCGGTGTGGTTCGTGCTGCTGACCGCCTTCATCACGATCATCGTCGTGATCGCCGCGTGGGAAGTCATCACCGACCGCGTGCACCAGTACATGGGCGCGTTCCTGATCCTGTCCGGCCTGATGATCGGCGTGTTCTCCGCGCTCGACGGCCTGCTGTTCTACGTGTTCTTCGAAGCCACGCTGATCCCGATGTACATCATCATCGGCGTCTGGGGCGGCCCGCGCCGGGTCTACGCGGCGTTCAAGTTCTTCCTCTACACGCTGGCCGGCTCGCTGCTGATGCTCGTCGCGCTGATCTACCTGTACTACAAGTCGGGCAGCAGCTTCGAGATCCTGACGTGGCACACGCTGCCGCTGTCGTTGCCGGCGCAGACGCTGCTGTTCTTCGCGTTTTTCGCGGCCTTCGCGGTGAAAGTTCCGATGTGGCCGGTGCACACGTGGTTGCCGGACGCCCACGTCGAGGCCCCCACGGGCGGTTCGGTGGTGCTGGCGGCCATCATGCTGAAGCTCGGCGGCTACGGCTTCCTGCGGTTCTCGCTGCCCATCGCCCCCGATGCCAGCCACGAGTACGCCTGGTTCATCATCGCGCTGTCGCTGATCGCGGTGATCTACGTGGGCCTCGTCGCCCTGGTTCAGCAGGACATGAAGAAGCTCGTCGCGTACTCGTCGGTGGCGCACATGGGCTTCGTTACGCTCGGCTTCTTCCTGTTCAACGAGCTGGGCGTGTCCGGCGCGCTGGTGCAGATGATCTCCCACGGCTTCGTGTCGGGCGCCATGTTCCTGTGCATCGGCGTGCTCTATGACCGTGTGCATTCGCGCGAGATCGCCAGCTATGGCGGCGTGGTCAACACGATGCCCAAGTTCGCGGCCTTCGCGGTGTTCTTCGGCATGGCCAACTGCGGCCTGCCGGCCACCGCCGGTTTCGTGGGCGAGTGGATGGTGATCCTCGGCGCCGTGAAGGTGAACTTCTGGCTGGGCGCCCTGGCCGCCACCGCGCTGATCTTCGGCGCCGCCTACACGCTGTGGATGATCAAGCGCGTCTACTTCGGCGCCGTCACGAACGACGACGTCCGCGCGCTCACCGACATCAACAAGCGCGAGTTCCTGATGCTGGCCCTGCTGGCCATCGCCACGCTCTACATGGGCCTCTACCCGAAGCCCTTCACCGACGTGATGCACGTCAGCGTGAACGAACTCCTGCGCCACGTGGCCGTCTCGAAGTTGAACTGA
- the nuoK gene encoding NADH-quinone oxidoreductase subunit NuoK: MTSLALGPITLGHFLSVGAILFALSVIGIFLNRKNLIVLLMAIELMLLAVNLNFVAFSHYLPIAADRMAGQVFVFFILTVAAAESAIGLAILVVLFRNRATINVDELDELKG, from the coding sequence ATGACGTCCCTCGCCCTCGGCCCCATCACCCTCGGACACTTCCTGTCCGTCGGCGCCATCCTGTTCGCCCTGTCGGTGATCGGCATCTTCCTGAACCGGAAGAACCTGATCGTGCTGCTGATGGCCATCGAGCTGATGCTCCTGGCCGTGAACCTGAACTTCGTGGCGTTCTCCCACTACCTGCCCATCGCCGCCGACCGCATGGCCGGCCAGGTGTTCGTGTTCTTCATCCTGACGGTTGCCGCCGCGGAATCCGCGATCGGCCTCGCCATCCTGGTGGTGCTGTTCCGCAACCGGGCCACGATCAATGTCGACGAACTCGATGAGTTGAAGGGCTGA
- a CDS encoding PEP-CTERM sorting domain-containing protein: protein MTTLRLNVLAALLLAVAGGASAATYTNVPSGANTGLPFAYFGNAGNPSGDSPAVGEVFSLSAAEVLSSFSFYAIGNVTQSIVLNVAQWNPDTNAKNQAFNFIGTPLLTTATALETYDAAGGFTTLAFDNLSLSLDAGTKYVAYLTSSDPAVTGIQLSRTQTAVDATGFGIGQANLSTVPGNGWQLPFNGSGFLSLQYTAVTTPVPEPESLALLMAGLGVVGAVAKRRKAARA, encoded by the coding sequence ATGACCACCCTTCGCTTGAACGTGCTCGCCGCACTGCTGCTCGCCGTCGCCGGCGGCGCCTCGGCCGCGACCTACACCAACGTGCCGTCCGGCGCGAACACCGGCCTGCCGTTCGCCTACTTCGGCAACGCCGGCAACCCGAGCGGCGATTCGCCCGCCGTGGGCGAGGTGTTCTCGCTGTCGGCCGCCGAGGTGCTGTCGTCCTTCAGCTTCTACGCCATCGGCAACGTGACGCAGTCGATCGTGCTGAACGTCGCGCAGTGGAACCCCGACACGAACGCGAAGAACCAGGCTTTCAACTTCATCGGCACGCCGCTGCTGACGACGGCCACCGCCCTGGAGACCTACGACGCGGCCGGTGGCTTCACCACGCTGGCGTTCGACAACCTGTCGCTCAGCCTCGACGCCGGCACCAAGTACGTCGCCTACCTGACCAGCAGCGACCCGGCCGTCACCGGCATCCAGCTGTCGCGCACGCAGACGGCGGTCGACGCCACCGGCTTCGGCATCGGCCAGGCCAACCTCAGCACCGTCCCGGGCAACGGCTGGCAGCTCCCGTTCAACGGCAGCGGCTTCCTGAGCCTGCAGTACACGGCCGTCACGACGCCGGTGCCGGAACCCGAGTCGCTCGCCCTGCTGATGGCCGGCCTCGGTGTGGTGGGTGCGGTGGCGAAGCGCCGCAAGGCGGCCCGGGCCTGA